The following proteins are co-located in the Acidimicrobiales bacterium genome:
- a CDS encoding alpha/beta hydrolase → MSRCGADIDYLDALVANLGRAGTDTKRAARRLAQRSRSTGLYDCSRCAAVVDHISALLDDLTRQISRQVEAFRIADTAARAGLIERKLSEARMALEAQAALSPGGPTRAVEALLDGGRQIIQFDPSGEGRVVEVFGDLATARNVAVVVGGMGSSVENFDSTTASRASNLFRRVAGLGAEVAVVAWNGYDAPDELGAGPLAWTEVVSRAAADEGIDELNSLLDQLGLPDAVHLTLLGHSYGSLVVAGVAASRADVDDVVVMGSPGVGGSDPRRLNGGVRMWTMAAASDPIDDLGWFGGDPNDPGTGWIPVDVAGDSGHGSYLTDGSRSLDQAALVVMGRGDEVDVISHGLFDRLVDHFDDGDDLIDLWRLFMR, encoded by the coding sequence ATGAGCCGGTGCGGCGCCGACATCGATTACCTCGACGCATTGGTGGCGAATCTCGGGCGTGCCGGCACGGATACCAAGCGGGCAGCGAGGCGTCTGGCCCAGCGCTCGCGCTCGACGGGCCTTTACGACTGCAGTCGTTGTGCGGCGGTCGTCGACCACATCTCGGCGTTGCTCGACGACCTGACCCGCCAGATCAGCAGGCAAGTCGAAGCGTTCCGGATCGCAGACACCGCCGCAAGGGCCGGTCTGATCGAACGCAAGTTGTCCGAAGCCCGGATGGCTCTCGAAGCACAGGCTGCATTGTCGCCTGGCGGGCCGACCCGCGCCGTCGAGGCATTGCTCGACGGTGGCCGCCAGATCATCCAGTTCGACCCCTCCGGCGAGGGTCGAGTAGTCGAGGTGTTCGGCGATCTGGCTACCGCACGCAACGTGGCCGTGGTTGTTGGTGGCATGGGCAGCAGCGTCGAGAACTTCGACTCGACGACCGCTAGCAGGGCCTCGAACCTGTTTCGGCGCGTGGCTGGATTGGGAGCGGAAGTGGCGGTGGTCGCATGGAATGGCTATGACGCACCAGACGAGCTGGGTGCTGGTCCGTTGGCCTGGACCGAGGTCGTCAGCAGGGCAGCGGCCGACGAGGGCATCGACGAGCTGAATTCGCTGCTTGACCAACTGGGGCTGCCCGACGCGGTTCATCTGACCCTGCTGGGTCACAGTTACGGATCGCTCGTGGTGGCGGGTGTGGCCGCGAGCAGGGCCGACGTCGACGATGTCGTGGTCATGGGCAGTCCGGGCGTTGGCGGGTCAGACCCTCGCAGGCTCAACGGTGGCGTGCGGATGTGGACCATGGCTGCAGCAAGCGATCCCATCGACGACCTGGGGTGGTTCGGGGGCGACCCCAACGATCCCGGCACTGGATGGATACCGGTCGACGTGGCCGGCGACAGTGGCCACGGGTCCTACCTGACCGACGGCAGCCGGTCGCTGGATCAAGCCGCGCTGGTGGTGATGGGGCGGGGCGACGAGGTCGACGTCATATCCCACGGGCTGTTCGATCGGCTCGTGGATCATTTTGACGACGGCGACGACCTCATCGATCTGTGGAGGCTGTTCATGCGGTGA
- a CDS encoding xanthine dehydrogenase family protein molybdopterin-binding subunit, whose amino-acid sequence MSGSILGHAVLRKEDEGLLRGSNEYFDDLEFDGLLHAVFVRSTISHADIVELDISDATSMPGVVAVHTAETLAMPDSPSLFTDPSAARPHLAKGRVRFVGDIVAVVVADSETHARDAAEMVIVDYEPLDPVVDVEAAVDEGAPVIWDQIGSNAVFQTAHQWDVDPLAGADHVVSQRIVSQRLAGIPLEPNGCVVAPEGDRLAAWVPTQNAISIKPLIASLAEVEPEKLRVVAPWVGGGFGNKAGYYVEFGIVTRLARDLNRPVKWASTRSEDLVALNQGRDFVMNVEMGINNDGKIVGMRSDVLSDVGAYPLVGTVLPTATQMMSQAVYDIPTIAFRARAVCTNKTPIAAYRGAGRPEATQMVERIIDMAAAAIGMDPAEVRRANFIPKDAFPLTTRTGAAYDSGDYETALDAALEASGYADLRAEQALRRQSGDTKQLGIGVSAYVEVTAPFGLHTEWGKVEINDDGSANMYVGTSAHGQGHDTAFSMIVSDALGIPMDKVNLIQSDSDTIAQGSGTMGSRSLQTAGSAVKVAAGEVLEKAKKLAAHLLEADPADIVVGDGGLQVAGVPAAAISWADLKAAANDDSKRPADMEAGLVHELVFDGQGSTFPFGAHVSVVEVDTETGGVQMLRHIAVDDCGTILNPLLVTGQQHGGIAQGAAQSLFEWVRYDEDGNPVSATLMDYLIPSAAEFPSFETSNTETPSPQNPLGAKGIGESGTIGSTPAIHNAVVDAVAHLGVTHIDMPTSPLAIWEALAAASN is encoded by the coding sequence ATGTCTGGTTCGATCCTTGGTCACGCAGTTCTGCGCAAAGAGGACGAGGGCCTTCTCCGAGGCTCAAACGAATACTTCGACGATCTCGAATTCGACGGGCTCCTGCACGCCGTCTTCGTACGCTCGACGATCTCCCACGCCGACATCGTCGAACTCGACATCTCCGACGCGACGTCCATGCCAGGGGTGGTGGCGGTGCACACCGCTGAGACGCTTGCCATGCCGGACAGCCCGTCTCTGTTCACCGACCCCAGCGCGGCCAGACCTCACCTGGCCAAGGGTCGGGTTCGATTCGTCGGCGACATCGTCGCGGTGGTGGTGGCCGATAGCGAAACCCATGCCCGCGACGCAGCCGAGATGGTCATCGTCGATTACGAGCCGCTCGACCCGGTGGTCGACGTCGAGGCCGCGGTCGACGAGGGCGCGCCGGTCATTTGGGATCAGATCGGATCGAACGCCGTGTTCCAGACGGCCCACCAGTGGGACGTCGATCCGCTTGCGGGTGCCGACCACGTCGTCTCACAGCGCATCGTAAGCCAGCGCCTCGCCGGAATACCCCTCGAGCCCAACGGCTGTGTGGTCGCTCCCGAGGGCGACAGGCTCGCTGCCTGGGTTCCCACCCAGAACGCCATCTCCATCAAGCCGCTCATCGCGTCGCTGGCCGAAGTCGAGCCAGAGAAGCTGCGAGTGGTCGCCCCGTGGGTGGGTGGCGGCTTCGGGAACAAGGCCGGCTACTATGTCGAGTTCGGAATCGTGACCCGGCTGGCCCGAGACCTCAATCGGCCCGTCAAGTGGGCCAGCACCCGCTCAGAGGACCTCGTGGCGCTCAACCAGGGCCGCGACTTCGTGATGAACGTCGAGATGGGCATCAACAACGACGGCAAGATCGTGGGCATGCGCTCCGATGTGCTGTCAGACGTCGGCGCCTACCCGCTGGTCGGAACCGTGTTGCCCACGGCCACCCAGATGATGTCGCAGGCTGTGTACGACATTCCCACCATCGCCTTTCGCGCTCGCGCTGTTTGCACCAACAAGACGCCTATCGCTGCCTACCGCGGAGCCGGCAGGCCCGAGGCCACCCAGATGGTCGAGCGCATCATCGACATGGCCGCCGCAGCCATCGGAATGGACCCCGCCGAGGTGCGCAGGGCCAACTTCATCCCCAAGGACGCCTTTCCCCTCACCACCCGCACCGGCGCCGCGTACGATTCGGGCGACTACGAGACCGCTCTCGACGCCGCTCTCGAGGCATCGGGGTACGCCGACCTTCGCGCCGAGCAAGCCCTCAGGCGCCAGTCGGGCGACACCAAGCAGCTGGGCATCGGCGTGTCGGCCTATGTCGAGGTGACGGCCCCCTTCGGCCTACACACCGAGTGGGGCAAGGTCGAGATCAACGACGACGGCTCGGCCAACATGTACGTCGGCACCTCGGCCCACGGCCAGGGCCACGACACGGCGTTCTCGATGATCGTCTCGGATGCCCTGGGCATTCCGATGGACAAGGTCAACCTCATCCAGTCCGACTCAGACACCATCGCCCAGGGCTCTGGAACCATGGGCTCGCGGTCGTTGCAGACAGCGGGTTCAGCCGTGAAGGTCGCAGCGGGCGAGGTGCTCGAGAAGGCGAAGAAGCTGGCCGCTCACCTGCTGGAAGCCGACCCGGCCGACATCGTCGTGGGCGATGGCGGGCTGCAGGTCGCCGGTGTGCCCGCGGCCGCAATCTCGTGGGCCGACCTCAAGGCCGCCGCCAACGACGACTCGAAGCGCCCGGCCGACATGGAGGCTGGTCTGGTACACGAGCTGGTGTTCGACGGGCAGGGCTCCACATTCCCGTTCGGCGCCCACGTCTCGGTGGTCGAGGTCGACACCGAAACCGGCGGAGTTCAGATGTTGCGCCATATCGCGGTCGACGACTGCGGCACCATCCTGAACCCCCTGCTCGTCACCGGCCAGCAGCACGGCGGTATCGCACAGGGCGCGGCCCAGTCGCTTTTCGAGTGGGTCCGCTATGACGAGGACGGCAACCCGGTGTCGGCCACGCTGATGGATTACCTGATTCCGAGCGCGGCCGAGTTCCCCAGCTTCGAGACCTCGAACACCGAGACCCCCTCGCCGCAGAACCCACTGGGCGCCAAGGGCATCGGCGAATCGGGCACCATCGGCTCGACGCCGGCCATCCACAACGCTGTGGTCGACGCGGTGGCTCACCTCGGTGTCACACACATCGACATGCCGACCAGCCCCCTCGCCATCTGGGAAGCGCTGGCGGCGGCATCGAACTGA
- a CDS encoding Ppx/GppA phosphatase family protein, producing MTRPIAAVDIGTNSMHLMVAATLDDGSFRILTREKEPVRLGSGGGDMKRLSPDAIDRGIECLTRFAAIAGQWDAELHAYATSAVREAKNRDDFIYRAMAEAGVEVEVISGAEEARLIHLGVIQSVPVDRRHLVVDIGGGSTEFVVADSAQPMLTRSLKLGAIRLTDRFFPGGVCDEKSTLACRRYVRSFITPLTAEIGLLDPGLHIASSGTAETLAVMAGRPEVLDSSDLASLTDQLVSSTPKQRLAMSGLDERRKDIIAAGAVLLDEITRSLGIQQWTISELALRAGIVLDISQRRTGGTTLHHLSDLRRESALTVARRYEEDVEHAEHITDLALELFDDLTVWHGLGADERDLLETAGLLHNIGVFVSHSAHHKHSQYLILNTEQLAGFTEHERNLVAQVARYHRKSAPKAKHVEFSELAERDRWIVQVLASILRVAIGLDRSARRVVRSVAAHIEEQTISIAASVDPEQDAELEIYSAASRADLLEKLSKRRVEVVAASRPQNPHPSQGRG from the coding sequence GTGACACGACCAATCGCAGCGGTCGACATCGGCACGAACTCGATGCACCTGATGGTCGCCGCAACCCTCGACGATGGATCGTTTCGCATCCTGACCCGGGAGAAGGAGCCGGTTCGACTGGGCTCGGGCGGTGGCGACATGAAGCGCCTGTCGCCAGACGCCATCGATCGCGGCATCGAGTGCCTCACCAGGTTCGCGGCGATAGCGGGCCAGTGGGATGCCGAGCTACACGCCTATGCAACCAGCGCCGTTCGCGAGGCCAAGAACCGCGACGACTTCATCTATCGAGCCATGGCCGAGGCAGGCGTCGAGGTAGAGGTCATCAGCGGAGCGGAGGAGGCGCGGCTGATTCACCTGGGCGTGATCCAGTCGGTGCCGGTCGACCGCAGACATCTCGTCGTCGACATCGGAGGCGGCTCGACCGAATTCGTCGTCGCTGACTCTGCCCAGCCAATGTTGACCCGAAGCCTCAAGCTGGGCGCCATACGCCTGACCGATCGGTTCTTTCCGGGTGGCGTGTGCGATGAGAAGTCGACACTGGCGTGTCGTCGATACGTGCGCAGCTTCATAACGCCCCTCACCGCCGAGATCGGTTTGCTGGACCCCGGCCTTCACATCGCCAGTTCGGGAACGGCCGAGACCCTGGCGGTCATGGCCGGCCGGCCAGAGGTGTTGGACTCGTCCGACCTTGCTTCGCTGACAGACCAGCTCGTGTCGTCGACACCCAAGCAGCGTTTGGCCATGAGCGGGCTCGACGAGCGCCGCAAGGACATCATCGCCGCGGGCGCCGTCCTGCTCGACGAGATCACCCGATCGCTCGGGATCCAGCAGTGGACCATCAGCGAGCTGGCACTGCGAGCGGGCATCGTGCTCGACATCTCACAGCGACGGACGGGCGGCACGACGCTGCACCACCTTTCCGATCTGCGACGCGAAAGCGCCCTCACGGTTGCCCGCCGCTACGAAGAAGACGTCGAACACGCCGAACACATAACCGACCTGGCATTGGAGCTCTTCGACGATCTCACTGTTTGGCACGGGCTCGGGGCCGATGAACGCGACCTGCTCGAGACAGCAGGACTGCTGCACAACATCGGGGTGTTCGTCAGTCACAGCGCACATCACAAGCACAGCCAGTACCTGATATTGAACACCGAACAGTTGGCCGGATTCACCGAACACGAGCGCAACCTCGTGGCCCAGGTGGCTCGATACCACCGCAAGAGTGCTCCCAAAGCCAAACACGTCGAGTTCAGCGAATTAGCCGAACGCGACCGGTGGATAGTCCAGGTTCTGGCCTCGATACTGCGAGTTGCGATCGGGCTCGATCGCAGTGCCAGGCGGGTGGTCAGGTCGGTCGCGGCCCACATCGAGGAACAGACCATCTCGATAGCCGCCTCCGTGGACCCCGAACAAGACGCCGAGTTGGAGATCTACTCGGCCGCCAGTCGTGCCGACCTGCTGGAGAAACTGTCGAAACGCCGAGTCGAGGTAGTCGCGGCGTCACGTCCACAAAACCCCCACCCCAGCCAAGGCCGAGGCTGA
- a CDS encoding PspC domain-containing protein, whose protein sequence is MTPTHWFDWRPTRAASDVVLTGTAAGLAGSLGVGPLVVRVSFVVLGIAGGLGVVFYVALYLATLANDPTDDPRALADLTRADASERVLGVGLITLGLLLAIRATWPGFIDSIVWPVAALATGFVIAVERGRVNLGEFVMGSDSRRTSPTVVAVRVLGGLGLTIGGLVALLALNFDFDAVNNVVFATIAIAAGLGIVLGPWIRSVTADLIDERRNRIRSEEKAELAAHLHDSVLQTLSLIQRSADDPARMAQLARRQERELRSWLHGDGRLGHSDRLREGLETAAAAVEDDHGVPIDVVVVGDRPADERIDGLLAAAREAMHNAARHSGTSRIDVFAEVGADAVQVFVRDTGCGYDQASVPADRRGVSESIRGRMRRLGGAATVITAPGEGTEVELELPLTAADLAESEETG, encoded by the coding sequence ATGACGCCGACGCATTGGTTCGACTGGCGCCCGACACGCGCCGCCAGCGATGTGGTCCTGACGGGCACCGCCGCCGGTCTCGCAGGCTCATTGGGGGTCGGACCCCTGGTGGTGCGCGTGTCGTTTGTTGTCCTCGGGATCGCCGGCGGTCTGGGCGTCGTGTTCTACGTCGCGTTGTACTTGGCGACCCTCGCCAACGACCCCACCGACGACCCCAGGGCCCTGGCCGATCTGACCCGGGCCGACGCCAGCGAGCGGGTATTGGGTGTTGGCCTGATCACCCTCGGACTGTTGCTGGCGATCAGGGCGACCTGGCCTGGCTTCATCGACTCGATCGTCTGGCCGGTTGCGGCCCTGGCAACAGGATTTGTCATCGCGGTCGAGCGAGGACGCGTAAACCTGGGCGAGTTCGTGATGGGCAGCGACAGCCGGCGCACATCACCGACCGTCGTCGCCGTTCGGGTGCTCGGCGGGCTGGGACTGACGATTGGCGGCCTGGTGGCACTGCTGGCCCTCAACTTCGATTTCGACGCGGTCAACAACGTGGTGTTCGCGACCATCGCCATCGCCGCCGGGCTGGGCATCGTCTTGGGCCCATGGATTCGCTCGGTCACCGCAGACCTCATCGACGAGCGACGCAACCGAATCCGATCCGAGGAAAAGGCCGAGTTGGCCGCTCACCTGCACGACTCGGTGCTTCAGACCCTGTCGTTGATCCAGCGAAGCGCCGACGATCCGGCCCGCATGGCTCAGCTGGCCAGGCGTCAAGAGCGCGAGCTGAGATCGTGGCTGCACGGAGACGGTCGGCTCGGCCACAGCGACCGGCTGAGAGAGGGCCTCGAGACCGCGGCCGCTGCCGTAGAAGACGACCATGGCGTGCCGATCGATGTGGTGGTGGTCGGCGACCGCCCGGCCGACGAACGCATCGACGGCTTGCTGGCCGCAGCCCGAGAGGCCATGCACAACGCCGCCAGGCACAGCGGCACGAGCCGAATCGACGTGTTCGCCGAGGTTGGCGCCGACGCGGTCCAGGTGTTCGTGCGCGACACCGGATGCGGCTACGACCAGGCGTCGGTGCCAGCCGATCGAAGGGGCGTCAGCGAGTCGATCAGAGGCCGTATGCGCAGGCTCGGAGGTGCGGCCACGGTGATCACAGCTCCGGGCGAGGGCACCGAGGTCGAGCTCGAGTTGCCGCTCACAGCGGCCGACCTGGCCGAATCCGAGGAGACGGGATGA
- a CDS encoding MFS transporter encodes MVERRADSSSPARLASFGSFLRGEDGKVYEGWLVVAAAASVVSLIAGFFFYGLGTFFTEFQEEFAWSAAATSIGFSLRSEVGGIAAPLVGWALDRYPPRHLLRAGLLLSALGCVAMSYISQLWHFYAAMLMIAVGNTASGGQVGQYVTATWFRKRRAFAMSVMTFGGALGGTFAYFVALAIEQFGWRPTLRFMAAVLVVVAFTVGHRVRRRPADHHQPLDGAGDMQARASDHEIPIGAAVRSRSFVLVNLATLFTDFVRVAFVVHVAAFIESDLGASKGLAGAALLIFSIASAPGRLVVGLLGDRFALRAVFALTMAPFIVGFLLLAVASRPWHAIVAVLVVSPGFGGSIPLRPAIYADYFGIATLGRVMGIGRLVSTTGGALGAWVLGRLVDTNGGDYTTGWIVAAVLAAVTVPLALIAKPPTALQARHQAV; translated from the coding sequence GTGGTTGAACGGCGAGCGGACAGCTCATCGCCGGCGCGGCTCGCCTCGTTCGGGTCGTTCCTTCGCGGCGAAGACGGCAAGGTCTACGAGGGTTGGCTCGTCGTCGCTGCCGCCGCGTCAGTGGTGTCGCTGATCGCCGGGTTCTTCTTTTATGGGCTCGGCACCTTCTTCACCGAGTTCCAGGAGGAATTTGCCTGGTCGGCGGCCGCAACCTCGATCGGATTCTCGTTGCGCAGCGAGGTCGGCGGTATCGCCGCGCCTTTGGTGGGCTGGGCCCTCGACCGCTACCCGCCGCGCCATCTGCTGCGCGCCGGGCTGTTGCTGTCGGCGCTGGGCTGCGTAGCGATGTCGTACATATCCCAGTTGTGGCACTTCTACGCCGCGATGCTGATGATCGCTGTTGGCAACACCGCCTCGGGCGGCCAGGTCGGCCAGTACGTGACCGCCACCTGGTTCCGCAAGCGGCGAGCGTTCGCAATGTCGGTCATGACCTTCGGAGGGGCGCTGGGCGGCACCTTCGCCTACTTCGTGGCATTGGCCATCGAACAATTCGGGTGGCGTCCCACCCTACGCTTCATGGCCGCGGTGCTGGTGGTGGTGGCGTTCACGGTCGGGCATCGGGTCAGGCGCAGACCAGCCGATCATCACCAGCCCCTCGATGGCGCCGGAGACATGCAGGCCAGGGCCAGCGATCACGAAATCCCCATCGGCGCCGCCGTCAGGTCTCGGTCCTTCGTGTTGGTGAACCTGGCAACCCTGTTCACCGACTTCGTCCGGGTCGCTTTCGTGGTTCACGTCGCCGCTTTCATCGAGAGCGACCTCGGTGCCAGCAAGGGTCTGGCCGGGGCAGCGCTGTTGATCTTCTCGATCGCTTCGGCGCCCGGGCGTTTGGTCGTCGGTCTGCTGGGCGACCGGTTTGCATTGCGGGCCGTGTTCGCCTTGACCATGGCGCCGTTCATCGTGGGTTTCTTGCTGCTTGCGGTCGCCAGTCGTCCCTGGCATGCCATCGTCGCGGTGCTGGTGGTTTCACCGGGTTTCGGGGGCTCGATCCCGCTTCGCCCTGCGATCTATGCCGACTACTTCGGCATCGCCACCCTGGGGCGGGTGATGGGAATAGGCCGTCTGGTCTCGACCACCGGCGGGGCCCTGGGGGCGTGGGTGCTGGGTCGCCTCGTCGACACCAACGGCGGCGACTACACCACAGGCTGGATCGTGGCCGCCGTGCTGGCCGCGGTGACCGTGCCCCTGGCGCTCATCGCCAAGCCGCCGACGGCACTGCAGGCGCGCCATCAGGCGGTCTAG
- a CDS encoding PspC domain-containing protein — translation MIDNDMDMSTSGTERRRLRRSSDQKLAGVCGGIANYFEIDPTIVRIGFVILALIGFGAGVLAYGVMWLVMPDASDHTALDSVSESVRGSSDKRKAVAIVIGGLGLVLLADGLVDIRGGVLLPLVLVAAGVALIAGRDRPPRDNDPSPHTPGPTAASGPEGAGTVEPVDSFAPAVSDFDTGVVPVAYPSPTASAGSGPPPASSAPAADTVGGKPRRAPKPPSVITPTVLSLMVLASGVVLVLDRGGAVDASLVMMGAIWLVLIAAGLLLSTVRGRATGLIFVGIVVVMFTLTARWVDPILDDGTGEVRFAPSTLAELESEYRLGAGELVVDLRNIEVAGEQRELDITLGVGELRVYLPSEPAIDLRVTNDIGNVDYIDRNDHLADINRAGLSNSLDLSTDGNSRADGRLEINIDTGIGNVEVVRVP, via the coding sequence ATGATCGACAACGATATGGACATGAGTACATCGGGCACAGAGCGCAGAAGGCTTCGCCGCAGCAGCGACCAGAAGCTCGCCGGTGTTTGCGGCGGAATAGCCAACTACTTCGAGATCGACCCGACGATCGTGCGGATCGGATTCGTGATCTTGGCCCTGATCGGGTTCGGGGCCGGGGTTCTGGCCTACGGGGTCATGTGGCTGGTGATGCCCGATGCCTCAGACCACACCGCACTCGACTCGGTCAGCGAATCGGTCAGGGGCAGCAGCGACAAGCGCAAGGCCGTCGCCATCGTCATCGGTGGCCTTGGTTTGGTGTTGCTGGCCGACGGGCTGGTCGACATCCGCGGCGGTGTGTTGCTGCCTTTGGTGCTGGTGGCGGCGGGTGTTGCGTTGATCGCGGGCCGGGACCGGCCACCCCGCGACAACGACCCGTCGCCGCACACACCGGGGCCAACCGCGGCATCCGGACCCGAAGGCGCCGGCACTGTCGAACCCGTCGATTCATTCGCGCCCGCTGTGTCCGACTTCGACACGGGTGTCGTGCCGGTGGCCTACCCGTCCCCAACAGCGTCGGCTGGATCCGGCCCGCCGCCGGCATCGTCGGCTCCTGCTGCCGACACTGTGGGAGGTAAGCCGCGTCGGGCGCCCAAGCCACCAAGTGTCATCACCCCCACCGTGCTCAGCCTCATGGTGTTGGCCTCTGGGGTCGTGCTGGTTCTGGACCGCGGCGGTGCCGTCGATGCCTCATTGGTGATGATGGGTGCGATCTGGCTGGTGCTGATCGCAGCGGGCCTCTTGTTGTCGACGGTGCGAGGCCGGGCAACGGGACTGATCTTCGTGGGGATCGTGGTCGTGATGTTCACGCTGACTGCTCGCTGGGTCGACCCGATACTCGACGACGGCACAGGCGAGGTGCGCTTCGCCCCGTCGACACTGGCCGAACTGGAGTCCGAGTATCGCCTGGGGGCCGGTGAGCTGGTGGTGGACCTGAGAAACATCGAGGTAGCAGGGGAACAGCGCGAGCTCGACATAACTCTGGGTGTGGGCGAGCTTCGCGTCTACTTGCCTTCCGAACCGGCGATCGACCTTCGGGTCACCAACGACATCGGCAATGTCGACTACATCGATCGCAACGACCATCTGGCCGACATCAACAGGGCGGGGTTGAGCAACTCGTTGGACCTCAGCACGGACGGCAACTCGCGCGCCGACGGGCGGTTGGAGATCAACATCGATACCGGAATCGGAAACGTGGAGGTCGTCCGTGTCCCGTGA
- a CDS encoding response regulator transcription factor translates to MTNNQRVKVVVVDDHELVRSGVKSTIGDVFEVMGEAADVDEAIDVITRCRPDVVLLDVHLPGGNAPAVIEGIEQRMVETKFLALSVSDAADDVIAVIRAGARGYVTKSIGSDELLDAIQRVADGDAVFSPRLAGFVLDAFASHLPTPDDPELDQLTTREREVLRLLARGYAYKEIARRLSISVKTVETHASAILRKLQLSNRHELTDWAHRRRIV, encoded by the coding sequence ATGACCAACAACCAACGGGTGAAGGTGGTCGTTGTCGACGATCACGAACTGGTGCGGTCTGGCGTCAAGTCGACCATCGGCGATGTGTTCGAGGTGATGGGCGAGGCGGCCGATGTCGACGAAGCCATCGACGTCATCACGAGATGCCGGCCCGACGTCGTGCTGCTCGATGTCCACCTGCCGGGCGGCAACGCACCAGCGGTGATCGAAGGCATAGAACAGAGGATGGTCGAAACCAAGTTCTTGGCGCTGTCGGTGTCAGATGCTGCCGACGATGTCATTGCCGTCATACGCGCCGGGGCCCGGGGATATGTGACCAAGAGCATCGGGTCGGACGAGCTACTCGACGCGATCCAGCGGGTCGCCGACGGCGATGCTGTGTTCTCGCCGCGACTGGCCGGCTTCGTGCTGGACGCGTTCGCGTCGCATCTGCCGACCCCGGACGACCCCGAACTCGACCAGCTGACAACACGCGAGCGCGAGGTCCTCAGGCTGCTGGCGCGAGGGTATGCCTACAAAGAGATCGCCCGGCGGCTGTCGATTTCGGTGAAGACGGTCGAGACCCACGCCTCGGCCATTTTGCGCAAGCTGCAGTTGTCGAACCGCCACGAACTGACCGACTGGGCTCATCGACGCCGCATCGTCTGA
- a CDS encoding mechanosensitive ion channel yields the protein MGIEYLADLESACGPDPGIVCDAVHGWTNSDNLARLAEWTIEKPATVLLILAVAWIASRVVRRAIDRFIARLIAEREDLVVDPTAVVSAPPMGPTEILAEKARRRFESLAVAKERSKQRATTLGAVLKSLATTTIWVMALLIALGEVGISLGPLIAGAGIAGIAIGFGAQSLVRDFLAGIFIVIEDQYGVGDVVDVGEATGTIEAVTLRTTRLRDVTGVLWVVPNGEIRRVGNMSQMWARTVLDVGVSYDTDLELASTVIKQVADGMWQEQLDTATILEEPEVWGFRIWATRP from the coding sequence ATGGGTATCGAATATCTGGCCGACCTCGAATCTGCGTGTGGACCTGACCCGGGGATCGTCTGCGATGCGGTGCACGGCTGGACCAACTCCGACAACCTGGCTCGCCTGGCCGAGTGGACCATCGAAAAGCCGGCAACAGTTCTACTGATCCTGGCCGTCGCATGGATTGCGTCGCGAGTCGTCAGAAGGGCCATCGATCGCTTCATCGCCCGCCTGATCGCCGAGCGTGAAGACCTTGTGGTCGACCCCACCGCCGTTGTGAGCGCACCGCCTATGGGGCCCACCGAGATCTTGGCCGAAAAGGCACGCCGCCGCTTCGAATCTCTGGCGGTGGCAAAGGAACGCTCGAAGCAGCGGGCCACCACCTTGGGGGCGGTTCTGAAGAGCCTGGCCACTACGACGATCTGGGTGATGGCCTTGTTGATCGCTCTCGGCGAGGTCGGCATCAGTCTCGGCCCGCTCATCGCGGGAGCGGGCATCGCTGGTATTGCGATCGGCTTTGGCGCCCAATCGCTGGTGCGCGACTTCCTCGCCGGCATCTTCATCGTCATCGAAGACCAATACGGTGTCGGCGACGTGGTCGATGTGGGCGAGGCCACCGGCACCATCGAGGCCGTGACCCTGCGCACCACCCGCCTGCGTGACGTAACCGGTGTTCTGTGGGTGGTTCCCAACGGCGAAATCCGCAGGGTGGGCAACATGTCGCAGATGTGGGCTCGTACGGTGCTCGACGTCGGGGTCAGCTACGACACCGACCTGGAGCTGGCCTCGACCGTCATCAAACAGGTGGCCGACGGCATGTGGCAAGAACAGTTGGACACGGCGACGATTCTCGAAGAACCCGAGGTCTGGGGGTTCAGGATCTGGGCGACTCGGCCGTGA
- a CDS encoding thioesterase family protein has translation MAHRTSFRVRFSEIDPYRHVNHAVYVSWLEAGRVEALEDAGMGLDLLQADGIQIVITAIDVKFKKPAVAGDVVTIETEVAETRRASSRWHQRVMRGEEVLVTADIHVGICDDAGRPTRPPEGFMHKLAALGN, from the coding sequence GTGGCCCACCGCACCAGCTTTCGTGTCAGGTTCTCCGAGATCGACCCCTATCGCCATGTCAATCACGCTGTGTACGTGTCTTGGCTCGAGGCAGGTCGTGTCGAGGCGCTCGAAGACGCAGGCATGGGCCTCGACCTCCTGCAGGCCGACGGAATCCAGATCGTCATCACCGCGATCGACGTCAAGTTCAAGAAGCCGGCGGTGGCGGGAGACGTGGTGACGATCGAAACCGAGGTCGCCGAGACCCGCCGTGCGTCTTCGCGTTGGCACCAACGAGTGATGCGCGGCGAAGAGGTTCTCGTCACCGCCGATATCCATGTGGGCATCTGCGACGATGCCGGACGGCCAACCCGGCCACCAGAGGGGTTCATGCACAAGCTGGCGGCGCTCGGAAACTGA